The proteins below come from a single Bacillus spongiae genomic window:
- a CDS encoding MogA/MoaB family molybdenum cofactor biosynthesis protein, protein MMPHNHEEHLNKNKVVKCSVITVSDTRTTENDTSGKLMMEKLKNSGHSLITYEIVPDDQEKISSAIQRGLQNEEIQAILVNGGTGIAQRDVTIEVVKKMLEKEMNGFGELFRYLSYTEDIGSAAILSRAIAGISKKKVVFSVPGSTGAVKLAMDKLILPELVHIIWELTKDQK, encoded by the coding sequence ATGATGCCACACAATCATGAAGAGCATTTGAATAAAAATAAAGTCGTTAAATGTAGCGTGATTACGGTTAGCGATACGAGAACAACAGAGAATGATACGAGCGGAAAACTGATGATGGAGAAATTGAAGAATAGTGGTCATAGCTTGATCACCTATGAAATTGTCCCAGATGATCAAGAGAAAATTTCATCAGCTATTCAACGTGGACTACAAAATGAGGAAATACAGGCTATATTAGTGAATGGTGGAACAGGAATTGCTCAAAGGGACGTCACTATTGAAGTAGTGAAGAAGATGCTTGAAAAGGAAATGAACGGGTTTGGAGAGCTATTTCGTTATCTTAGCTATACAGAAGACATTGGGTCTGCTGCCATTTTATCTCGTGCGATTGCAGGAATTTCAAAGAAGAAAGTCGTATTCTCAGTACCGGGCTCTACAGGAGCAGTTAAATTAGCGATGGATAAGCTCATTTTACCTGAATTGGTGCATATTATTTGGGAGCTAACAAAGGATCAAAAATGA
- the modA gene encoding molybdate ABC transporter substrate-binding protein, with translation MKQNSKGLKGVALLFMLLAVLASCSEGQEKEVITISAAASLKTSLQEINQNYMQDYPNQAVTFNFGSTGALRKQIEQGAPIDVFLSASSHDYEELKNSAIVHNGKVLFTNELVMVTKGSKVRTIQEVLQSEESIAIGNPAIVPAGEYAKQALTSFGAWNTLQGRFVYGKDVTHVLTLLEQGVAQVAIVYASEIVDDEYRVIHEFGEGDHQEIEYYSSVVKTSDNEEGALLFQQYLLTEKSLNVFQKYGFTIDIHQ, from the coding sequence ATGAAACAAAATAGTAAAGGGTTAAAAGGGGTAGCGTTGTTATTCATGCTTCTCGCCGTTTTGGCTAGTTGCAGTGAGGGGCAAGAGAAAGAAGTTATTACAATATCAGCCGCAGCAAGCTTAAAAACAAGCTTGCAAGAAATTAACCAAAATTATATGCAAGACTATCCAAATCAAGCGGTAACATTCAACTTTGGATCAACAGGTGCTTTACGAAAACAGATTGAACAAGGCGCTCCAATTGATGTGTTTTTATCCGCATCTAGTCATGATTATGAAGAATTAAAGAATTCAGCGATAGTTCATAACGGAAAGGTTTTATTTACGAATGAACTTGTTATGGTAACGAAGGGAAGTAAAGTAAGGACGATTCAGGAAGTGCTGCAATCCGAAGAGTCGATTGCGATAGGGAACCCAGCCATCGTCCCGGCTGGCGAATATGCAAAGCAAGCGTTAACCTCTTTTGGAGCATGGAATACCCTTCAGGGTCGCTTCGTTTACGGGAAGGATGTTACTCATGTTCTCACCCTGCTCGAGCAGGGTGTTGCTCAGGTTGCAATCGTTTATGCAAGCGAGATAGTAGACGATGAGTATAGGGTTATCCACGAATTTGGTGAGGGGGACCATCAGGAAATTGAGTACTATTCATCGGTTGTAAAAACAAGTGATAATGAGGAAGGTGCTCTCCTATTTCAACAATATTTGTTAACAGAAAAATCGTTAAACGTGTTTCAAAAGTACGGATTTACAATTGATATACATCAGTAG
- the modB gene encoding molybdate ABC transporter permease subunit, producing MTTDFWFPVQLSIMIATISTTVAFLIAVLVAYRLKSSSMRGKSVLEALFLLPLVLPPSVLGFLLLYIFGINSPVGKGIQFLIGETLLFTKLAAIIAAIIVTFPLMYQAAKAGFSSVNVDIEEAARVDGAGEWKVFLHISIPLAIKALLMGVILSFTRALGEFGATLMFAGNIPGKTQTISTAIYVAIESGENDLAWQYALISISLSFILLVLIKVMDRAS from the coding sequence ATGACAACAGACTTTTGGTTTCCAGTCCAGTTATCAATCATGATTGCTACGATATCGACTACCGTTGCTTTTCTTATTGCCGTCTTGGTAGCGTATCGACTTAAATCTTCATCAATGAGAGGGAAAAGTGTGTTAGAGGCGCTTTTCTTATTACCTTTAGTATTACCTCCGTCAGTATTAGGGTTTTTATTATTATATATATTCGGTATAAACAGCCCGGTAGGAAAAGGAATCCAGTTTTTGATTGGTGAGACGCTTCTTTTTACAAAGCTCGCTGCCATTATCGCCGCCATCATTGTGACCTTTCCACTCATGTATCAGGCTGCAAAAGCAGGTTTTAGTAGTGTAAATGTTGACATTGAAGAGGCGGCAAGGGTAGATGGTGCTGGCGAATGGAAGGTATTTCTTCATATATCAATCCCTCTTGCTATAAAGGCGCTCTTAATGGGAGTGATTTTAAGCTTTACACGTGCACTAGGCGAGTTCGGAGCGACGTTAATGTTTGCAGGTAATATTCCTGGAAAAACACAAACGATCTCAACCGCTATTTATGTGGCAATAGAATCAGGTGAAAATGACTTGGCATGGCAGTATGCCTTAATCAGTATTAGTTTATCGTTTATATTGTTAGTATTAATCAAAGTGATGGATAGAGCATCCTAA
- a CDS encoding MoaD/ThiS family protein, which yields MIKLLLFSHLQEAVGKPELIIDKNEITVIELKCWLQEQYEGIQLRGVMSAINEEYAEDQDKICSGDIVALIPPVSGG from the coding sequence AAACTATTATTATTTTCCCATCTCCAAGAAGCTGTAGGGAAGCCTGAGCTGATAATCGATAAAAACGAAATTACCGTCATAGAGCTGAAGTGTTGGCTTCAAGAGCAGTATGAAGGTATACAATTAAGGGGAGTTATGTCAGCTATTAATGAAGAGTACGCCGAAGATCAGGATAAAATATGTTCAGGAGATATCGTTGCCCTCATCCCGCCAGTTAGTGGAGGTTAA